A section of the Pedobacter sp. HDW13 genome encodes:
- the pheS gene encoding phenylalanine--tRNA ligase subunit alpha: MLQDKITQYTEKINAFVTEKADELEQFRIKYLGSKGIIKEIFEEFKTVSVEEKRSLGKVLNEFKQLAESKYQVLKESTESSDQQTDYTQPDMTLPGEGFEIGSRHPLALVRREIVEIFAKLGFTVAEGPEIEDDWHNFSALNFPEEHPARDMQDTFFIKKGGEKGDIALRTHTSSVQVRMMEQGQPPFRAIMPGRVYRNEAISARAHCFFHQIEGLYVDENVSFADLKQTLFYFVQELYGEGTKVRFRPSYFPFTEPSAEMDISCTICKGSGCQLCKHSGWVEILGCGMVDPNVLENCDIDSKKYSGFAFGMGIERIANLKYVIKDLRLFSENDARFLKQFKSALI, translated from the coding sequence ATGTTACAGGATAAAATAACACAATATACCGAAAAAATCAATGCTTTTGTAACCGAAAAAGCAGATGAATTAGAGCAGTTCCGTATTAAATATTTAGGAAGCAAGGGTATCATTAAAGAGATTTTCGAAGAATTTAAAACAGTTTCTGTCGAAGAAAAAAGATCTCTAGGTAAGGTGCTGAACGAATTTAAGCAACTGGCCGAATCGAAATACCAGGTGTTAAAAGAATCGACAGAAAGTTCTGATCAGCAAACAGATTATACACAACCCGATATGACATTGCCCGGCGAAGGTTTCGAGATTGGTTCCCGTCACCCGCTGGCACTTGTGCGTAGAGAGATTGTTGAGATTTTTGCCAAACTGGGCTTTACTGTAGCCGAAGGGCCGGAGATTGAAGACGACTGGCATAACTTCTCGGCACTTAACTTCCCTGAAGAGCACCCGGCAAGAGATATGCAGGATACCTTCTTCATTAAAAAAGGTGGCGAAAAAGGCGATATTGCCTTGCGTACGCACACCTCTTCTGTACAGGTGCGGATGATGGAGCAGGGACAGCCGCCATTCAGGGCCATTATGCCAGGTCGTGTATATCGTAACGAAGCTATCTCGGCAAGGGCACACTGCTTTTTTCACCAGATAGAAGGTTTATATGTAGATGAAAATGTTTCATTTGCAGATTTAAAACAAACCTTGTTTTACTTTGTGCAGGAGTTGTATGGCGAAGGTACTAAAGTTCGTTTCCGCCCGTCGTATTTTCCTTTTACTGAACCTTCTGCAGAGATGGATATTTCTTGTACCATTTGTAAAGGTTCGGGTTGCCAGCTTTGTAAACATAGTGGCTGGGTAGAAATTTTGGGTTGTGGTATGGTAGATCCAAATGTATTGGAAAACTGTGACATCGATTCGAAAAAATATAGCGGATTTGCATTTGGAATGGGTATAGAACGTATAGCCAACCTGAAATACGTAATTAAAGATCTACGCCTGTTCTCAGAAAACGATGCACGCTTTTTAAAGCAGTTTAAATCGGCTTTAATCTAA
- a CDS encoding DUF5686 and carboxypeptidase regulatory-like domain-containing protein: MIRICALLLLCSLTHIAFAQQFTVTGTVKDSNGQPVPFASVYLKNTTTGTSANVDGKYSVKLKSGQQTLSFRAVGYKQQDHIINLTDDIALNVTLSAESYTLENVNIRANAEDPAYAIMRKAIKERKTHLNEVKSFSCDVYIKGVQRLKGAPKKFFGQDIQKVLELDTNRKGIIYLSESQSKFNFSRPNDIHEEMISSKVAGRNNAFSFNKASDLIINFYDNYLLENKLSARGFISPIADNALFYYKYKLLGESTENGELIHKIQVIPRRENDPVFRGIIYIIDNSWRIYNTDLFLTKNAGINFIDTLNISQQFTKVKEVYMPTSINFQFAGNVLGFKIAGYYVGVYSNYNIDPKFSKNFFSGEILKVTEMVNKKDSAYWVNNRPIPLTEDEKINYVKKDSIAKLKESKKYLDSLEKDNNKFGIVKLLLRGHSINDRYDKEYWYFDPVLRAFFYNTVEGFTIKYGVTYRKTFENRRSYSIRPELRYGFANKKLTGSLTGNYYYNPLKRASVGASFGNGIFDLNNLGSMTALGNSINSLFYEKNFPKFYEKSFANINTTRELATGLQGSLGIDYSHNKNLTNSSNFKFIDAKDREFTSNNPFSPTEELPLFPTYNSFSATASLTYTIGQKYISRPDGKFYTESKYPRITVLYKKGFNNVLNSDIDYDFVKAEVYQERIGLGLLGYTSFLAGVGKFINNSKMYYPDFKHFSGNISTIFPPNFRKFQYLDFYQFSTNQQYFEAHVEHNFAGFFMNKIPLLRKAKLEEFIGGGYLSSPEKRNYKEFYFGIQRLVLRASYGFAYDGGRKLTQGFRISYGL, from the coding sequence ATGATAAGAATTTGCGCGCTCCTGTTACTTTGTAGTCTTACCCATATTGCATTTGCTCAACAATTTACAGTAACCGGCACAGTTAAAGATAGCAACGGTCAGCCTGTTCCTTTTGCTTCGGTATATTTAAAAAACACTACTACCGGCACATCAGCCAATGTAGATGGCAAGTATTCGGTAAAATTAAAAAGCGGCCAGCAAACTTTGAGTTTTAGGGCTGTAGGCTACAAACAACAAGATCATATTATTAACCTTACCGATGATATTGCCCTAAATGTAACACTAAGTGCAGAAAGTTATACTTTAGAAAATGTAAATATCAGGGCAAATGCCGAAGATCCGGCTTATGCTATTATGAGGAAAGCAATTAAAGAACGAAAAACACATTTAAATGAAGTTAAAAGCTTTAGTTGTGATGTTTACATTAAAGGCGTTCAACGCTTAAAAGGCGCCCCTAAAAAGTTTTTCGGCCAGGATATACAGAAGGTTTTGGAGCTCGATACCAACCGCAAAGGGATTATCTATCTTTCAGAATCGCAGAGCAAATTCAATTTCAGCCGGCCGAACGATATTCACGAAGAAATGATTTCATCAAAAGTAGCCGGACGCAATAATGCTTTCAGTTTCAATAAGGCTTCTGATCTGATTATTAATTTTTACGACAATTACCTGCTGGAAAACAAATTAAGCGCTAGGGGCTTTATATCTCCAATTGCCGATAATGCCTTGTTCTATTACAAATACAAGTTACTTGGCGAAAGCACGGAAAATGGAGAGCTGATTCACAAGATACAAGTAATTCCACGCCGTGAAAACGACCCAGTATTCAGGGGCATAATTTACATTATAGATAATAGCTGGAGGATTTACAACACCGATCTTTTTCTGACCAAAAACGCAGGCATCAACTTTATCGATACACTAAACATCAGTCAACAGTTTACTAAAGTGAAAGAAGTATATATGCCAACCTCAATCAACTTTCAGTTTGCAGGTAATGTACTGGGGTTTAAAATTGCTGGTTATTATGTTGGTGTGTACAGCAATTACAATATCGATCCTAAATTTTCTAAAAACTTCTTCAGCGGCGAAATATTGAAGGTGACAGAAATGGTTAACAAAAAAGATTCAGCTTATTGGGTCAACAACAGGCCTATTCCCTTAACTGAAGACGAAAAGATAAATTATGTTAAAAAAGATAGTATAGCTAAGCTAAAGGAGTCGAAAAAATACCTCGATTCGTTAGAAAAAGACAATAATAAATTTGGCATTGTAAAACTGTTACTCCGGGGACATAGCATTAACGATCGTTACGATAAAGAATACTGGTATTTTGATCCAGTGCTTAGGGCATTTTTTTACAATACCGTAGAGGGTTTTACGATTAAATATGGTGTTACCTACCGTAAAACTTTCGAAAATAGAAGATCGTACTCCATCCGTCCGGAGTTGAGATATGGTTTTGCCAATAAGAAACTAACTGGAAGTTTAACCGGAAATTACTATTACAACCCGCTAAAAAGAGCCAGTGTTGGTGCATCATTTGGTAACGGTATTTTTGACCTGAACAACCTGGGCTCCATGACGGCCCTGGGTAATAGCATAAACTCGTTATTTTACGAAAAGAATTTCCCTAAATTTTATGAAAAAAGCTTTGCTAACATTAACACAACCAGAGAACTGGCTACAGGCTTACAAGGTAGTTTAGGCATCGATTATAGCCATAACAAAAACCTGACTAACAGTAGTAATTTTAAGTTTATTGATGCAAAGGATAGAGAATTTACCTCTAACAATCCGTTTAGCCCGACGGAAGAATTACCGCTTTTCCCTACCTATAATTCGTTTAGTGCTACTGCCAGTTTAACCTATACCATCGGGCAAAAATACATTAGCCGACCGGATGGCAAATTCTACACTGAATCGAAGTATCCCAGAATTACCGTTTTATATAAAAAAGGCTTTAACAATGTACTAAACAGCGATATAGATTACGACTTTGTAAAAGCAGAAGTTTATCAGGAGAGAATTGGTTTGGGTTTACTGGGATATACTTCATTTTTGGCGGGCGTTGGTAAGTTTATCAACAACAGTAAAATGTACTATCCCGATTTCAAACATTTTTCGGGAAACATCTCTACCATTTTTCCACCAAATTTCAGAAAGTTCCAATACCTGGATTTTTATCAGTTCAGTACCAACCAGCAATATTTTGAAGCGCATGTGGAGCATAATTTTGCGGGCTTTTTCATGAACAAAATCCCGTTGTTGCGTAAAGCAAAATTAGAGGAATTTATAGGTGGTGGCTATTTATCGTCGCCAGAAAAACGAAATTATAAAGAATTTTACTTCGGTATACAGCGCTTGGTTTTAAGGGCCAGTTATGGCTTTGCTTACGATGGGGGGCGCAAACTGACGCAAGGATTTAGGATTTCTTACGGACTTTAA
- a CDS encoding TetR/AcrR family transcriptional regulator gives MEAEKIKETVKKAAKELFRKYGYHKTSVNEIAKKARIAKATIYKYFESKEQVLDSILMDYLDQNLYEILNNKVSYASEEEHLKALVMKTSRLSFTACNEFIGWDFVRENANSQEFLKHLSDQLEALLLAAYLQLDNFKNNPARREGLAFLLKASKSIVFSFAFTSVSDSDVRKNFVSFQKEILPFLVKAAL, from the coding sequence ATGGAAGCTGAAAAAATAAAAGAAACAGTAAAAAAGGCGGCCAAAGAACTCTTCAGAAAATACGGTTATCATAAAACCAGTGTAAACGAAATTGCTAAAAAAGCACGTATTGCTAAAGCAACCATTTATAAATACTTTGAAAGTAAAGAGCAGGTTTTAGATAGTATCCTGATGGATTATCTGGACCAGAACCTTTACGAAATATTAAATAACAAAGTAAGTTACGCTAGCGAAGAAGAGCATTTAAAGGCACTGGTAATGAAAACCAGCCGTTTATCTTTTACCGCCTGTAACGAATTTATCGGTTGGGATTTTGTGCGCGAAAATGCAAACTCTCAGGAGTTTTTAAAACATTTGTCAGATCAGTTGGAAGCATTATTGCTAGCGGCCTATCTGCAGTTAGATAACTTTAAAAACAACCCCGCCCGTCGCGAAGGATTGGCTTTTCTGCTTAAGGCAAGTAAAAGTATTGTGTTTTCATTCGCTTTTACTTCGGTTAGCGATTCGGATGTGCGCAAGAATTTCGTGAGTTTTCAAAAAGAAATATTACCATTCTTGGTAAAGGCTGCGCTTTAG
- a CDS encoding ABC transporter permease, with translation MQKDIQDQNSRSHTGANGYSNTTATLALAKASFRSIMRSPSAVVFTLAFPLIFILVFGFLGGGGTHIDVGITPGSDINNPVIGMLEKTGMIRLVKDKPKAEFDKLLEKGNVDAMIDVHRKVNTAAYSVNVVYTSASRDKGGILKSVLNNLFYDKTLKPSVAEIRESTITGREYKTIDFILPGQLGFSLLSTGVFGTAFVFLSLRQTLVIKRFFATPVKRSSIVIGEGIARIGFALIGALFIILLGHFFFGFTLIHGALTVVNMLLLATLGVIVFMGFGFIISGIAKNESMIPPISNIVTLPQFLLSGTFFSIEAFPNWLQPISRALPLTYLNDAMRKVAFEGLGLWDVKFQIMILLIWGIGIYAVAVKVFKWE, from the coding sequence ATGCAAAAAGATATACAAGATCAAAATTCAAGGTCCCACACGGGGGCGAACGGTTACAGCAATACCACAGCAACCCTGGCTTTGGCAAAAGCGAGTTTCCGTTCTATTATGCGAAGCCCTTCGGCTGTGGTTTTCACGCTCGCCTTTCCCCTGATATTTATCCTGGTTTTCGGGTTTTTAGGCGGCGGCGGTACCCACATCGATGTTGGTATTACTCCGGGATCGGATATAAACAATCCGGTAATAGGCATGCTGGAGAAAACTGGCATGATCAGACTGGTTAAAGACAAACCAAAAGCGGAGTTCGATAAGCTGCTTGAAAAAGGAAATGTTGATGCCATGATTGATGTGCACCGGAAAGTAAATACAGCAGCCTATTCAGTAAATGTTGTTTACACTTCTGCGTCAAGAGATAAAGGCGGTATTTTAAAATCAGTACTGAACAATCTGTTTTACGATAAAACGTTAAAACCATCGGTTGCCGAAATACGCGAAAGCACCATTACCGGACGCGAATATAAAACGATAGACTTTATTCTGCCAGGCCAATTAGGCTTCTCATTATTAAGCACCGGTGTATTCGGAACAGCCTTTGTATTTTTAAGCCTGCGCCAAACTCTGGTCATTAAACGCTTTTTTGCTACGCCTGTAAAACGATCGAGCATTGTAATTGGCGAAGGTATTGCACGTATAGGTTTTGCATTGATTGGGGCCTTATTTATCATATTATTAGGCCATTTTTTCTTTGGCTTTACACTTATTCATGGCGCACTCACGGTCGTCAACATGTTGCTGCTGGCTACTTTAGGGGTAATTGTTTTTATGGGATTTGGCTTTATTATTTCGGGTATTGCCAAAAATGAAAGCATGATCCCTCCTATTTCAAATATTGTAACCCTTCCGCAATTCTTACTATCGGGAACTTTCTTTTCAATCGAGGCCTTCCCGAACTGGTTACAACCTATTAGCAGAGCGTTACCACTCACCTATTTAAACGATGCCATGCGTAAGGTAGCCTTTGAAGGGCTTGGCCTTTGGGATGTAAAATTTCAGATTATGATTCTCTTAATCTGGGGAATAGGTATTTATGCAGTTGCCGTTAAAGTATTCAAATGGGAATAA
- a CDS encoding rhodanese-related sulfurtransferase, producing the protein MKKYQTLLYYCYSYIAEAEQFAADHLKFCKSLGLVGRIIVADEGLNGTVSGTPEACEAYMKAIHADERFAKTEFKVDNVEELSFLKMHCRYKSEIVHSGLRDTSIINPNEKTGKHLEPVDFMKMKDDEDVVILDVRSNYEHNLGKFKNAVTLDIENFRDFPEQINQLAQYKDKKILTYCTGGIKCEKASALLLHHGFNDVYQLHGGIIKYGKEAGGKDFEGKCYVFDNRIAVDVNQVNPTVVSVCYNCGVTTPKMINCANPECNEHVTQCDACGEQLQGCCSEACTTNPRKRPYDGTGYYVKVPQPVGKLSLA; encoded by the coding sequence ATGAAAAAATATCAGACACTACTTTACTATTGCTATAGCTACATAGCAGAGGCAGAGCAATTTGCTGCCGATCACCTAAAATTTTGTAAATCACTAGGCCTGGTTGGCCGTATCATCGTTGCCGACGAAGGTTTAAATGGTACTGTTTCAGGTACTCCAGAAGCCTGTGAAGCTTACATGAAAGCCATTCACGCGGATGAAAGATTTGCCAAAACAGAATTTAAAGTAGACAATGTAGAAGAACTTTCGTTCTTAAAAATGCACTGCCGCTACAAATCGGAAATTGTACATTCTGGTTTAAGAGATACTTCGATTATCAATCCAAATGAAAAAACAGGTAAACACTTGGAACCGGTTGATTTCATGAAAATGAAGGATGACGAAGATGTAGTAATTTTGGATGTACGTTCTAATTATGAACATAACCTGGGCAAATTTAAAAATGCCGTAACCCTCGATATTGAGAACTTCCGCGATTTCCCTGAACAAATTAACCAGCTCGCCCAATATAAAGACAAGAAGATTTTAACCTATTGCACCGGTGGCATTAAATGCGAAAAAGCATCTGCCCTATTATTGCATCATGGTTTTAACGATGTGTACCAATTGCATGGTGGCATTATCAAATACGGCAAAGAAGCTGGTGGAAAAGATTTTGAAGGCAAGTGTTACGTTTTCGATAACAGGATTGCGGTTGATGTAAACCAGGTTAACCCAACGGTGGTTTCTGTTTGCTATAATTGTGGTGTTACTACCCCTAAAATGATCAACTGTGCTAATCCGGAGTGCAATGAACACGTAACCCAATGCGATGCATGTGGCGAACAGCTTCAAGGCTGCTGCTCGGAAGCCTGCACCACGAATCCACGTAAGCGCCCTTATGATGGAACTGGTTATTATGTAAAAGTACCGCAGCCGGTTGGAAAACTTAGTTTAGCTTAA
- the carA gene encoding glutamine-hydrolyzing carbamoyl-phosphate synthase small subunit, producing MTNYTKLPAILLLADGTVFYGKAAGKIGTTTGEICFNTGMTGYQEIFTDPSYFGQIMVTTNSHIGNYGIHKDEIESGSIKIAGLVCKNYNIVYSRKQATESIQDYFQNDNLVAISDIDTRALVRHIRDKGAMNAIISSEITDLEELKQKLAEVPSMEGLELSSKVSTTEPYFYGNPEASLKVAALDLGIKKNILRNFESRDIYVQVFPAKTTFAEMEKFNPDGYFISNGPGDPSVMPYAVETITAILAADKPLFGICLGHQLLAEANGIGTMKMFNGHRGLNHPVKNIIKNHCEVTSQNHGFGVVPEEVINSDKVEVTHVNLNDKSIEGIRVKGKKAFSVQYHPESSPGPHDSRYLFDDFVSVIKGELTW from the coding sequence ATGACTAACTACACCAAGTTACCTGCGATTTTATTACTGGCCGATGGCACAGTTTTTTACGGCAAAGCGGCCGGAAAAATTGGCACCACTACGGGCGAAATTTGTTTTAATACCGGGATGACAGGTTACCAGGAAATTTTTACCGATCCAAGTTATTTTGGACAGATAATGGTTACTACCAATTCACATATTGGTAATTATGGTATCCATAAAGATGAAATCGAATCAGGTTCGATTAAAATTGCCGGTTTAGTTTGTAAAAATTATAACATTGTATATAGCCGTAAACAAGCTACAGAATCAATCCAGGATTATTTCCAGAATGACAATTTAGTTGCTATTTCGGATATCGATACCCGCGCATTGGTTCGCCATATCAGGGATAAAGGCGCAATGAATGCCATTATCTCTTCAGAAATCACAGATTTAGAAGAACTAAAGCAAAAACTGGCCGAAGTACCATCAATGGAAGGTTTAGAGCTTTCTTCTAAAGTGAGTACTACCGAGCCTTATTTTTACGGTAACCCTGAAGCAAGTTTAAAAGTTGCTGCTTTAGATTTAGGTATCAAGAAAAACATTTTGCGCAATTTCGAAAGCCGCGACATTTATGTTCAGGTTTTCCCGGCAAAAACTACATTTGCTGAAATGGAAAAGTTTAACCCTGATGGTTATTTCATTTCAAACGGTCCTGGCGATCCATCGGTTATGCCTTACGCTGTTGAAACCATTACTGCAATCTTAGCTGCCGATAAACCTCTTTTCGGCATCTGTTTAGGTCACCAGTTATTGGCAGAAGCCAATGGCATTGGTACCATGAAAATGTTTAACGGTCACCGTGGTTTAAACCACCCGGTTAAAAACATCATTAAAAACCACTGTGAAGTAACTTCTCAGAACCACGGTTTTGGCGTAGTACCAGAAGAAGTAATTAATTCTGATAAAGTTGAGGTTACACACGTAAACCTTAACGATAAATCGATTGAAGGTATCCGTGTTAAAGGTAAAAAAGCCTTTTCGGTTCAATACCACCCTGAATCTTCACCAGGCCCACATGATTCGCGTTACTTATTCGATGATTTTGTATCGGTAATCAAAGGCGAATTAACCTGGTAA
- a CDS encoding ABC transporter ATP-binding protein → METPKAIISVKNLVKKYDDFVAVQGLSFDVYEHEIFGLLGPNGAGKTTTLEIIETLRDKTSGEITVDGFSVEKQAQEIKQIIGVQLQAAGYYPNLNLIELIELFAGLYGANIKPMEMLEKVNLQDKAKAKYKALSGGQKQRFSIATTLINQPKIIFLDEPTTGLDPQARRNLWDLITEIRNAGTTVVITTHYMDEAEQLCDRVAFVERGEIIALDTPDNLIDQLVNSGFERKKEVKKANLEDVFINLTGKEWRE, encoded by the coding sequence ATGGAAACACCCAAAGCTATTATCAGTGTCAAAAACCTGGTAAAAAAATATGATGATTTTGTGGCCGTTCAAGGTCTTAGTTTTGACGTTTACGAACATGAAATTTTTGGTTTACTTGGCCCAAATGGTGCCGGCAAAACCACTACCCTCGAAATTATCGAAACTTTAAGGGATAAAACATCGGGCGAAATTACTGTTGATGGCTTCTCTGTAGAGAAACAGGCGCAGGAAATAAAACAAATTATAGGTGTACAGCTACAGGCCGCAGGTTATTACCCTAACTTAAATCTTATTGAGCTGATTGAGCTTTTTGCGGGTTTATATGGCGCCAACATCAAGCCCATGGAAATGCTGGAAAAAGTAAACCTGCAGGATAAAGCTAAAGCCAAATACAAAGCACTTTCTGGAGGTCAGAAACAACGCTTTTCTATTGCTACCACACTTATTAACCAACCCAAAATTATCTTCCTCGACGAGCCTACTACCGGTTTAGATCCACAAGCCAGAAGAAACTTATGGGATCTGATTACTGAAATCCGCAATGCAGGCACAACAGTTGTAATTACCACACACTACATGGATGAGGCAGAACAACTTTGCGACCGTGTGGCCTTTGTAGAACGCGGCGAGATCATTGCGCTTGATACACCCGACAATCTGATCGATCAATTGGTAAACAGCGGTTTCGAACGCAAAAAAGAGGTAAAAAAAGCTAATCTGGAAGATGTTTTCATCAACTTGACAGGCAAAGAGTGGAGAGAGTAG
- the kbl gene encoding glycine C-acetyltransferase translates to MYKTLQPVLQKELEEIENAGLFKRERIIITPQGADIQVSGGAEVVNFCANNYLGLSSHPKVIEAAKKAIDDHGYGMSSVRFICGTQDVHKELEAKISKFLGTEDTILYAAAFDANGGVFEPLFNAEDAIISDELNHASIIDGVRLCKAQRFRYKNADMEDLEKQLIAAKDCRHRIIVTDGAFSMDGSVAPLDKIADLADKYEALIMIDESHCTGFIGKNGRGTHEHFDVIDRIDIITGTLGKALGGASGGFTSGKKEIIDMLRQRSRPYLFSNTLAPAIAGASIAVLDMLSETTALRDKLESNTKYFREKMTAEGFDIKPGFHPIVPVMLYDAKIAQEFAAKMLNEGIYVIGFFYPVVPQGKARIRVQLSAGHEQHHLDKAIAAFTKVGKELGVI, encoded by the coding sequence ATGTATAAAACATTACAACCGGTTCTTCAAAAAGAACTAGAAGAAATTGAGAACGCTGGATTATTTAAACGCGAACGGATCATAATTACCCCTCAGGGTGCCGACATTCAGGTAAGTGGCGGAGCCGAGGTAGTAAACTTTTGTGCAAATAACTATTTAGGGCTCTCATCACACCCAAAGGTGATAGAAGCGGCTAAAAAAGCGATCGATGATCATGGCTATGGAATGTCATCTGTTCGTTTCATCTGCGGAACACAGGATGTGCACAAAGAATTGGAAGCCAAAATTTCTAAATTCTTAGGTACTGAAGATACCATTTTATACGCTGCTGCCTTTGATGCCAATGGAGGGGTTTTTGAGCCTTTGTTCAATGCAGAAGATGCCATTATTTCGGATGAGTTGAACCATGCTTCAATTATTGATGGGGTTCGTTTGTGTAAAGCGCAACGCTTCCGTTATAAAAATGCAGATATGGAAGATCTGGAGAAACAATTAATTGCAGCTAAAGATTGCAGACACCGCATTATTGTTACCGATGGTGCTTTCTCTATGGATGGTTCTGTTGCGCCATTGGATAAAATTGCTGATCTGGCTGATAAATACGAAGCATTAATTATGATTGATGAATCGCACTGTACAGGCTTTATTGGTAAAAATGGTCGCGGAACACATGAACATTTCGATGTAATTGACCGTATTGATATCATTACAGGTACATTAGGTAAAGCATTAGGTGGCGCTTCAGGTGGTTTTACTTCAGGTAAGAAAGAAATTATCGATATGCTGCGTCAGCGTTCACGTCCGTATTTATTCTCTAACACTTTAGCTCCGGCTATTGCAGGTGCATCTATTGCTGTGCTTGATATGTTGAGCGAAACCACTGCCTTAAGAGATAAGCTGGAATCAAACACTAAATATTTTCGCGAAAAAATGACGGCTGAAGGTTTTGATATCAAGCCTGGTTTCCACCCAATTGTTCCGGTAATGCTTTATGATGCAAAAATTGCACAGGAGTTTGCGGCTAAGATGCTTAACGAAGGTATTTATGTAATTGGATTCTTCTATCCTGTTGTACCTCAGGGTAAAGCAAGAATCAGGGTGCAGTTATCGGCAGGGCATGAGCAACATCACCTGGATAAAGCCATTGCGGCCTTTACCAAAGTAGGAAAAGAATTAGGTGTAATTTAA